The segment CTGGGTGGGGGGAAATGGTTTGGGTCTGCCCTTGCAGGCTGGCATGGTGGGAGGCAAGGAactggccctggggacacactgAGAGCAGCTGGGGCATGGGGGAGCACAGAAGGAGGgagctggctcccactgagctgtcagtgctgctcgcCCCAAGTGGGGCTCCCCAGATGCTCCATCCTCTGCTCAGCTCCTCTGTTTGCAAAGCAGCCTTTATATTCAGGCTCCATCTACAGGGAACGGAATAATTTCAAGTGCTTAAAATAGGATGTAGATAGATGTGTTTcgtattaaattatttttttaagaagCAGAGGAAGCTGTATGACACAGATTCCTCAAGGCCTTCCACTCAAGAGTCTGTGCACGTTCAACCATCGAGTGGAAAGTCAGGGAGTGGGGAGGAGAGAGGGTCTTGAAGccaaagagctgcatttcagctggaaaatgagACCCTCTGCCGTGCCTGGGTGGTGCCTTTTGCCTTCCCATCACCTCTGCCAGGACACCAGAGCTTTGGCCTTGGCTGTGCCCGTTGTTTGCTCACGTGCCCCTCGCTCTTTCTCCCGCTGTTGCCTGCAGGTGAGAGATAGGATGGTAGCTGGGGAGGCGAGTATGCGCAGCCCAATCCTGGCCTGCTGGCAGCCGATCCTCCTGCTGATGCTGGGATCCATCCTGTCCGGCTCCGCCACGGGCTGCCCGCCGCGCTGCGAGTGCTCCGCCCAGGAGCGCGCCGTCCTGTGCCACCGCAAGCGATTCATGGTCGTGCCAGAGGGGATCCCCACCGAGACCAGGCTGCTGGACTTGGGCAAGAACCGCATCAAGACGCTCAACCAGGATGAATTTGCCAACTACCCTcacctggaggagctggagctaaACGAGAACATTATCAGTGCCATTGAACCTGGGGCTTTCAACAACCTCTTCAACCTCAGGACGCTGGGGCTCAGGAGTAACAGACTCAAGCTGATCCCTTTGGGGGTGTTTACTGGACTCAGCAACCTTACCAAGCTAGACATTAGTGAGAATAAAATTGTGATCCTCCTAGATTACATGTTCCAGGACTTGTACAACCTGAAGTCTTTGGAGGTGGGTGACAACGACCTCGTCTACATCTCCCACCGGGCCTTCAGTGGCCTCAACAGCCTGGAGCAGCTGACCCTGGAGAAATGCAACCTGACCTCCATCCCCACGGAGGCCCTGTCTCACCTTCACGGCTTGATCGTGCTGCGGCTGCGCCACCTGAACATCAACACCATCCGGGATTACTCATTCAAGAGGCTGTACCGGCTCAAGGTCCTCGAGATCTCACACTGGCCCTACCTGGATACCATGACATCCAACTGCCTCTATGGGTTGAACCTGACCTCCTTGTCCATCACCCACTGCAACCTGACGTCCATCCCGTACGTGTCGGTGAGGCACTTGGTTTACCTCCGGTTCCTGAACCTGTCCTACAACCCCATTGTCACCATCGAGGGCTCAATGCTCCATGACCTGCTCAGGCTCCAGGAGATCCAGCTGGTGGGAGGGCAGCTCACCACGGTCGAGCCCTTCGCCTTCCGCGGCCTCAATTACCTGCGCATCCTGAACGTGTCAGGGAACCTGCTGACCACCCTGGAGGAGTCAGCTTTCCACTCGGTGGGCAACCTGGAGACGCTCATCCTCGACAACAACCCCTTAGCCTGCGACTGCCGGCTGCTCTGGGTTTTCCGGCGGCGATGGAGGTTGAACTTCAACAAGCAGCAGCCCACCTGCTCCACCCCTGAGTTCGTCCAGGGCAAGGAGTTCAAGGACTTCCCTGACGTCCTCCTGCCCAACTACTTCACCTGCCGCCGAGCACGAATACGGGACCGCAAACCTCAGCAGATCTTTGTGGACGAAGGCCACACGGTGCATTTTGTCTGCCGGGCAGATGGGGACCCGCCGCCCACCATCATGTGGCTGTCTCCCCGCAAGCACCTCATCTCTACCAAAACCAACGGGCGGCTCACTGTCTTCCCTGACGGCACGCTGGAGGTGCGCTACGCCCAGATCCAGGACAATGGCACCTACCTATGCATCGCCAGCAACGCGGGTGGCAACGACACCATGCTGGCCCACCTGCACGTGCGCAGCTACTCCCCAGACTGGCCCCACCAGCCCAACAAGACCTTCGCGTTCATCTCCAACCAGCCCAACGAGAGCGATGCCAACAGCACGCGCGCCACCGTGCCTTTCCCCTTTGACATCAAGACTCTCATCATCGCCACCACCATGGGCTTCATCTCCTTCCTGGGCGTCGTGCTCTTCTGTCTGGTGCTCCTCTTCCTCTGGAGCCGCGGGAAAGGCAACACCAAGCACAACATTGAAATCGAGTACGTGCCACGGAAGTCCGACGCGGGCATCAGCTCTGCCGACGCGCCGCGCAAGTTTAATATGAAAATGATTTAACCAGGCGACAATTTGCAAATAATAatggtgttgttttgttttgtttttttttttaaaaaaagaacaaatgaacaaataaaaaataattaacaaACATTGCTACAAACATACCGACCTCTCTCCTTCCACCGTGCCCTCTGCCCCTGTCCAAACCCACTGCGCCCGCACTgtcaccacctcctcctcctcttctttatACCAGGAAAACATTCAGCCGATGTCTTCAGGACTCCTGTGTTTGTAAGGACTTTGTCTGATGGACTCTGGTGTCAGATATAACTCTGAGAGGGGAAAAACAACGGGGGGGGGggtgggaaaaagaaagaaaaaagaaataaaatcaataaaaaagTTACGAACTTTCTTCTGTAACTTTGATTTCAATAAGTatggatttttatgaaaacttgaaataataaaaaaaccctatTTCCTATAGATAGTTGGAATGAAAAATTTTGACTTCTTGATCTGTCCAGTTCTGTACCTGGCAAGTGCTTGCTTTCTTGCCTCAGAGGCACTCCCCAGATGCcttgccaagagcagccccaggccagGACGAGTCTCCTGCTGACATCAAAGGCACCTCCCGCAGTGCAGTGCCCGGTGTGGCACCAAGGCAGCTCTGactatttttcctggtttttataGTCAGTTCCCCTGGCCATCCCCAAAGCCTgtggagcagggctgtgacacTGATGTCCATAAGCAGTatggagcagggctgtgctttCCTGCCCTCTGTGTGGGAGGAGGATGCAGAGCCCCattgcagggctggccctgcccgtggcctccaggagagcagccagggacACCAGGCTTTGCCTGGGCAGGACTGGGGATCCTCCTGCTTCTTCAATGGGGAGAGGATCTTCTGCCAGCCTTTGCAGCAGTACCAGGTTTGTCCTCTGCTATAGGGGACAAGCTGGCTCCTGTGCTCTGCACAGCTgtccccatgggcagggatgtgaCACATCCATTGGCAGCACCCACTTGGGTGCCTCCAGCAACTGGTgcctggagcaggtccagcacTGCTCCCCACCTGCCTGTAGTTCAGGACCTGATCACTGGCAGCCAGAGTCTCAAGCATCCTCAGGCACATCCAAGGGAATTCAGCTTCCAGGCTCACAGGAGACCTTGTCTGAAAATGGAATTCCACAGGTCTATAGCCACAGGCATAGGCTGAGGCAGagaacaggacaggctgtgacaCACTGCCCCAGCCAGGCAGCAGTGAGCCCATCACCATGGGCTCTGGTCACAGCAGCaccctgcctttgctctgctctgggacTTGCACCAGGTCTAGAAGGGCTGTGTTGCCTCACAGAACCATGGCATGGGTTGGGTTGAGAGAGACTTTAAGGACCATCTCATCTCCACAAGAACAAAACACAGAACATCCCTGCCAATGGTGTCAATATGGGCACTGAAGGTTTTACCATCCTTACTGAATCAGCAGGTGCTTCCCAACCTTCCCAGCTGCCACCAAGAGGGTGGCACCACACTGACCCCCCTGGCCCACCCAGCCTCAGTGACACCTCTTAGGCAGAGCCCAGATTTTCATTCTTGATTTGGAAGGCATCTAAGGAGTCTCCAGGGATCAAAGTCACTACAAGATGGTAAAATGTAAGTGCCAGGAACCTGGGGCCCCAAGATGGGAAAGAAAGGATTTGCTTCTCTTTCAGCAGTGTGCCATCCTTGAGGAACCAACCTGAAGCATCTGTGCTGCGGGGAGGGGGAGTTTTTGCTGATATCAGCTTTCTGTTCATCTTCAAACAAAACATTTTGTGTTTCTTTCTCCACAGCAAGTTTCAGAAGCTTTGATTTGTTCTTTCCTCATCTCTAACACATCCTTCCTTTGTAACTTTGAAaccaatacattttttaaaagcctttggctttgttttgctttttaaaagagCCAAAGCAAAACAGTCTATGAGCTTCCCCTCCCAATATTTCCAGCGAGCTAAACACAAAACTGCCAACAGCAACACACAAACCTAGGGCTGAAGCTGGAGGCAGGCTCCAGAGACTGCAGatcctgctgcaggggctcagagcagcattcccctgggacaggcagggatgcACAAGGACTTCAGCCCTTGGAGGATGATGCCAAGTCAAGTGGAGCCAAGCAAAAAAGAACTTTAGGCACAGAAAGCTCAGTCTGAGCCTGGTTGTCAGGACTGACACCAACTCAGCCAGTGGCTCAGCAGAGAGGTGGAAGGGAGGTCTCCATGACCCTGGACAGCTACAGGCACTGGCCATCCAAAAAAGCTGCTTAATTGGCTCCACTGATCACTTTTAATGCTGTAATGAAAAGAGTTAATTCAACACACATcgattttaaaaaatactaataACCAAGTCCAATGAGGAATTTGCAATACATTACAGAGCCCCAGCAATCAAAGGGGGGAACCAAGTCTTTCACTGTTAaaaaaggtttttaaaaaaaagaaaacaagagagCAAATGATTTATTTTCCATAGAACATCTCAGGAATTTTCCAGCCCCacacctgtccccagccccaccacCTCTGCTGTACCCTCTTCTGGGGGAGGCCACATTGCTGCCTTAAATCCCAAGCTGCAGCTCAAATCCCTCATTAGTGAGTTTGCCTGATGCTCTGTGGCACTGCCACACATTTTGTTACCCACACTGATTTTTTAATCTTCGATGCTTTGTGAgctagataatttttttttccagtcaccATGTGATTGAAGCAGATGGATGGAGCAGAAGAAAAGCATCTCAGAGTGGCCAGCAACTAAGCTCAGCCATTTTCATAGCTGGTAAAAacgaggaaaaaaaccaaacccaaagaatagactctctttctctcctttgCTGAAATTtacagtctgtttctattgcagTTTAATCAGGGGTGAGAAAGCAGaggctggattccagcactgctcTTCAGGGAACCGTGGCCGGTGTGTCAGAGCCAGACAGCAGTTTCCACTTGCTTCTTCTGAATCACAATAAATACAATGCACTTTCTAAAACAGTTTAAAAGAGGTAGCAAAAAGCCCCAGGGAGTTGTGCTTAGGGCATGGAGGGCAAATGTGCCTTACCTCCTCTGCTTCCTAGACTGGGAGTGCCATGGGGATCTTGGTGACAGGCAGGGTGTgtgggggcacagcagggaggaGGATGAGTGGTTACCCAGCCCTTCCAGCCCGGGAACATCACCcaccccagcccttccctccccACCAGCTCCATGTGTTCCCCCACTACAGGgcccatggcaggcaggtggcagcTCTCCCCTCTGCctccgaggcaggagcagggctgtgagcacCCTGCAGGACACACTGACACCCACCCACTCCCTGACCCTCCCCAGCAATCCCTGTGCCCGCTCAGCTCCTCTCCACGGATCACCAGAGGTACACAGAGCATCTACAGGGGTGACCAGAGAGGAGGGGTCAGGCTGGCCCTTCACCCTCCtgtgcctgcagccccccagctctgcccacagcccctgtgctctgcccacagccccccagccctgcccacagccccccagctctgcccacagcccctctgctctgcccacagcccctgtgctccccccacagccccccagctctgcccacagcccctctgctctgcccacagcccctgtgctccccccacagccccccagctTTGCCCACAGACCCtgtgctctgcccacagcccctcagctttgcccacagcccctctgctctgcccacagcccctctgctctgcccacagcccctgtgctctgcccacagcccctctgctctgcccacagcccctgtgctccccccacagcccctctgctctccccacagcccctgtgctctgcccacagcccctgtgctctgcccacagccccccagccctgcccacagccccccaGTTCTCTCCCCACAGCCCCCTGGCTCTCTGCCTGGGCTTGCTGCCTTCCCCTACTTCTATCAGGCCTTATCACACTTAATTTTACTCCTTCTCTCACTAACTGCCCTCTCTCTCTTATCTCAGCTTCAGAGCCAATATTTTactctctccctttttcttccttatcgctctcttttttttttttctttaaatactttCTGCCTTCTGTGCTGCTCCCTCGCTCTCCTGCCATTTCTCTCTGTCAGGAGCTCTCCTGTCTGCACCACGGCTGTGCTTCCTGCAGTCCCCTCTGCTCACAGCTTTCTGCCCCACATTTCTGCCTCCCTCCTCCCCTGGCAGGGTCTCATCCTGCATCCCCCACAGTGAGCAGCACACAGAGAGGTGGAGGGAAAAAAGATCCTTGGGCTTtgattctcttttctcttttttcccccatctCCTGCCTTGTCCCTCTTTTTCCACCTCCACATGggctctccagccctgcccagccagtTTGCCATGAGACAGGGCAGGGACATTGCAGTGCAATTCCTGCTTCCAGGCTTTTGTAGGACAAAGCAGAGGAGAAGGGATTCAAGGTGCAGCCCCAGAGGAGATGTTTGGGGGAGCAGCCCTGTTTCCcctccccctggccctgccaagGTACACATAACTCCTCTAAGAAAAGCCTATTGCTTTCCCTTCTTTTTCCAGATCTGTATCTGCATACTTATGATAGATTTACTGTGATTCTATCAGTTTATGATTAAAACCCATAAATTTTACTAGgcctttttcttattttccatAATCCTCAGGATTCAAGGCAATCAAATTTTAACTGGAAAGCATGGGCTGTGCTGTTAGTCCCAGTGTAAGGGGGAATGGTTCATTCCTCAATCCACCCCCATTATTGGTGGTACTGAAAAAATACTGTCCTGTGAAAAAGATTTTCCCTCAGTTCCCTTTAAAACAATGTCCTTACCTGAGAAAAGGATTAGATGAACAACACAATGTCCTTACCTGAGAAAAGGATTAGATGAACAACACAAACTGTGACTAAACCACAGTTAGCCCTGCCACTGTGGTTTGTTCCCATCCTGAGGTTTCCAAGCAGAGTTTCCCTGCAGATTTGGGTGGGTGCTGAGGGTCTCAGGGTGAccagcctgcagtgagcagggtgcCAGGTCCCTGTCAGCTGCTCCATGTCAGCTTCTACCACCAGGCAGTGGGTagctccagccctctggagaTTTCATCATGTGCCTGTTACAATCCAGGTAATAAGACATTTCATTCAAATGAGCAAATTTATTCCAGTGGCACTTTAATAACAAAATCAATTAAACTACACTTCCCAGCAGGGCTTTATCATATACTATAGCTACAGCATATTGCCTGGATATACTAAATTCTCTCCCTGAAATAAAGTGCAAAGTTTAGAAGACAGATGACACCATTTGCAGCACTAGTAGAATAATACCCTAATAAATctgtggccacctgggcacttcAGAGTTGTCACACACCACTCTCAGTGGCCACTGGGAACTTCCCAATGACAGTGAGAGCTGGAATGAGACCTTTGTGCTCCTGGGGCTCAGAGTGCAGATGGAGGGCTCTGGAGCACAGCTCTGTGTCAAAGCAACGAGGTATCCATGCACACAGAGCAGCCAGAGGGGAACACCCACACGGGAACACTGGGGACCTGGGTATCAGTGCAGGCTGCCTTATCTGTGGTAGCTCTCTCTGAAAGAAGCAGCTCTGACCAAGCAGAATGTTGAGCATCCAGTTTGGAGACCAGGCTGGCCTCTCCCAGCAAAGCTCTTCAGTGTCACCACCAAGTTAGCAAAATGATGGGACAGTCAGGAAAGGCTGCTGGTCTTGCAGGCAGCACCCTGGGAAAGGCAGCTGCCCAAGGAAGTACCCACATaagggggcagctgctgccctgcccagtgctgtgccctgagccctgccctgccctttgcGGCTGCTCTGCCCCGGGCCATCCCTCTCACTCCCTGTTCCCCCTCAATTACCCCCTGCCACTTCATTGCTGTTCCCCTACTGCCACACTGCAGACCCTGCCTGAAGAGATTATGGCTCttccctcctcctcatcctcccagaccatcctccagcagctctccaaaccctgccctgctctcagccattcccatctgccaGTCAGCCATTTCCCACCAGCTCTCTTCTCCTCATCATCACTTCAGCTTGTGCTTCCCAAGCCTATCAGTGTTCCCCAGCCTTGAGTGCTGAGAAACTAATTAGCTCGCTACAAAGATTGAGGAATAATTAGGGACTCCACGGAAGGCACAGAACTAGGGCAGCTCTCCTGAAATAAACCGCTGCGAGCGGCTCCGTGCTCTGAGCTCTGCACTGAGGCTGCGATTGCTGCGGGCACACCATTCCCAACTCACCTTCCCccggctcctgcccctggcacactcaccagagctgcctctgcctcCATCTCACCCTTTGGGCAGGTGCTTTCTGGGTTTTTTGGCTCCTCCCCAGATCTCCACAGCTAGCCAGGCACCAAAGCAAGCAGGCGGCTTTCCAGGAGATGCTggtgctgcctccccagcagtgcACCATCTCCAGCTCTCTCTGGGAGAAAGCTAGAGCCAAGCATGGAAATCGGCAAGAAAAACATTTGCAAAATTTCTCTTTCAGTTGCCTCTGCTgaggagaagagaggctaaaTCAGTCTTTCCCCTGAGCAGCTCCACGGTGATGGACAGGAGCCTGCCCTGCCCCATACaagaggaggattttgggggctgCACAGCTCCTTCTTCCTCACACACAGACCATGCTGGGGACTCCCCATGTGAGCACAAGGAAGTCCCTGATTACACACACCCTCCCTCCTGCCTCCACCAGGTAATGAGAGTTGAAGGCAGCCCAGACTGAGGTGTCCCTGACCTTCAGCATTCACTCATCTCCTGGCACTGTGAGCCATCCCTCCTCCAGTCACTGTCTGTGCCTGAGGAGCTACACACAGTTTTGGCACTTACTAATGACATTTAATAACAGCCTGACACTCAGCCCCTGCATCTTCCCCAGAGACCTGAGGGAGCCTGATAATATCCTCAGCCATTTgtggaggagcaggggaaggggagACAAGCCTTGCTTTAAGCCCTTTGGAAGAGCCTCTCCAGTTTCTGCTCCCTCTGAACCTGCTCCatgcaggctgagcagcccctcctgcccccacCTGTGCTGAGGAATGCTGGTGGCCAAAAGGACAAGTTCTTTCCTCAGGCACCAACCACCAAAGGACCTCGTGGATACTCTTGGGTTTGGGTTGTTCTTCTTAGGGTTTTCTAGTGCCTCAGATCCCCAGCCACAGAAGGGGcagggaagagggaagagggTTCTAACTTGGCAGCCTACATCAAACCAACCCTCATGTGACTGCGTTCTGCAATGTACTCATGCCCCTGCCTGTAGCAGGAAttgtggcactgggggtgccacCCCCAGCTCCTGCTTGCTGCCACCAGTGAGGTGCATTTACTCAGCACACCCAGCCCTGTGCATATAAAATTACACTGCAAATACAGctcccttttccccagccctgaaggGTTAAGGATTTGCAGAGTGAAGCCAGGCAGCACAGGCAAGGTTGGATATGCTATATCTGCACCTTCAAACGgactggagcagctgctcccttcTCCTGGGTGGCTGCTTAAAGGGACAATGCCAAGGTCAATTAGACCCAACTCTGGACCTGCCTTTTCTTTCTGGTTTCTTTTTCCCAGGGCTCACAAGTGTTGACTATTCAAATGGATGAGAATTCAGGACAAAAAGCGAGAGAGATTCAAACACCTTCACCTAAGAACCCTTCCCAGGCTGGTTTGCAAGGCAGCTCAGCATTGCCTGCTGCACAACAGCTCACTGGCCCGCTGCAAACCTGCTCCACAAACCACAGGGGAAGAGACCCAGAGCTTTTTAAATTCCCCTGCTTCTCTCTCTGTGTACCTGGATCGCATGTTTTCACACCCACTGAGTCTGCTCACAGCCTGTAAATCCTCTGTGGCAGAGTCAGTTCCAGGATAAAACCTCCACCTAAGCCATCTTACATCGAGCTGAGAACAGAGGCAGGGCCAGGCTGTTTGCTCTGGAGTCCCTGGGCATTgttccagcctggcacagggctgcccACCAGGCAGAAAGGTGCAGGAGTGGATGGGGAATGGGCTGCAGGCCCTCCAGCCCCCTCTAGAGTAACCCCTCGGACAGGATGCTCTGGAAGCCAACCTGGCAGTGTCTCCACATTGCTGGTGGCTCCAGGTGCAGGGGACTGAGCATTCAGCAAGGTTGTGTTGTCAGGATCCCAGCAACAGCACCAAAGCTAAGAGCATTCTTCAAAAGCTGAAGTGTGATGAGGAAGAAGAGACATAAAATCACCTCAGACAATCTTGCCCAGTGCCAGAAGGATCCTGCTCTGGCATCTTTTAAGGAAGATGAGAAGTGCCCTGAAAGTCTGAGGTGGGTTGGGATCTGTGTGGAACTGGAGGTTTCTTCTGGCACAAGGCCCTCACAGATGGATGCTCAAGGCAGCAAACAGACAGACATCTTTATCCT is part of the Melospiza melodia melodia isolate bMelMel2 chromosome 15, bMelMel2.pri, whole genome shotgun sequence genome and harbors:
- the LINGO1 gene encoding leucine-rich repeat and immunoglobulin-like domain-containing nogo receptor-interacting protein 1 isoform X4, which codes for MVAGEASMRSPILACWQPILLLMLGSILSGSATGCPPRCECSAQERAVLCHRKRFMVVPEGIPTETRLLDLGKNRIKTLNQDEFANYPHLEELELNENIISAIEPGAFNNLFNLRTLGLRSNRLKLIPLGVFTGLSNLTKLDISENKIVILLDYMFQDLYNLKSLEVGDNDLVYISHRAFSGLNSLEQLTLEKCNLTSIPTEALSHLHGLIVLRLRHLNINTIRDYSFKRLYRLKVLEISHWPYLDTMTSNCLYGLNLTSLSITHCNLTSIPYVSVRHLVYLRFLNLSYNPIVTIEGSMLHDLLRLQEIQLVGGQLTTVEPFAFRGLNYLRILNVSGNLLTTLEESAFHSVGNLETLILDNNPLACDCRLLWVFRRRWRLNFNKQQPTCSTPEFVQGKEFKDFPDVLLPNYFTCRRARIRDRKPQQIFVDEGHTVHFVCRADGDPPPTIMWLSPRKHLISTKTNGRLTVFPDGTLEVRYAQIQDNGTYLCIASNAGGNDTMLAHLHVRSYSPDWPHQPNKTFAFISNQPNESDANSTRATVPFPFDIKTLIIATTMGFISFLGVVLFCLVLLFLWSRGKGNTKHNIEIEYVPRKSDAGISSADAPRKFNMKMI
- the LINGO1 gene encoding leucine-rich repeat and immunoglobulin-like domain-containing nogo receptor-interacting protein 1 isoform X2, whose amino-acid sequence is MHEWKAEERPKPSAHLASDPPASCLHLTQVRDRMVAGEASMRSPILACWQPILLLMLGSILSGSATGCPPRCECSAQERAVLCHRKRFMVVPEGIPTETRLLDLGKNRIKTLNQDEFANYPHLEELELNENIISAIEPGAFNNLFNLRTLGLRSNRLKLIPLGVFTGLSNLTKLDISENKIVILLDYMFQDLYNLKSLEVGDNDLVYISHRAFSGLNSLEQLTLEKCNLTSIPTEALSHLHGLIVLRLRHLNINTIRDYSFKRLYRLKVLEISHWPYLDTMTSNCLYGLNLTSLSITHCNLTSIPYVSVRHLVYLRFLNLSYNPIVTIEGSMLHDLLRLQEIQLVGGQLTTVEPFAFRGLNYLRILNVSGNLLTTLEESAFHSVGNLETLILDNNPLACDCRLLWVFRRRWRLNFNKQQPTCSTPEFVQGKEFKDFPDVLLPNYFTCRRARIRDRKPQQIFVDEGHTVHFVCRADGDPPPTIMWLSPRKHLISTKTNGRLTVFPDGTLEVRYAQIQDNGTYLCIASNAGGNDTMLAHLHVRSYSPDWPHQPNKTFAFISNQPNESDANSTRATVPFPFDIKTLIIATTMGFISFLGVVLFCLVLLFLWSRGKGNTKHNIEIEYVPRKSDAGISSADAPRKFNMKMI
- the LINGO1 gene encoding leucine-rich repeat and immunoglobulin-like domain-containing nogo receptor-interacting protein 1 isoform X3 → MRVRDRMVAGEASMRSPILACWQPILLLMLGSILSGSATGCPPRCECSAQERAVLCHRKRFMVVPEGIPTETRLLDLGKNRIKTLNQDEFANYPHLEELELNENIISAIEPGAFNNLFNLRTLGLRSNRLKLIPLGVFTGLSNLTKLDISENKIVILLDYMFQDLYNLKSLEVGDNDLVYISHRAFSGLNSLEQLTLEKCNLTSIPTEALSHLHGLIVLRLRHLNINTIRDYSFKRLYRLKVLEISHWPYLDTMTSNCLYGLNLTSLSITHCNLTSIPYVSVRHLVYLRFLNLSYNPIVTIEGSMLHDLLRLQEIQLVGGQLTTVEPFAFRGLNYLRILNVSGNLLTTLEESAFHSVGNLETLILDNNPLACDCRLLWVFRRRWRLNFNKQQPTCSTPEFVQGKEFKDFPDVLLPNYFTCRRARIRDRKPQQIFVDEGHTVHFVCRADGDPPPTIMWLSPRKHLISTKTNGRLTVFPDGTLEVRYAQIQDNGTYLCIASNAGGNDTMLAHLHVRSYSPDWPHQPNKTFAFISNQPNESDANSTRATVPFPFDIKTLIIATTMGFISFLGVVLFCLVLLFLWSRGKGNTKHNIEIEYVPRKSDAGISSADAPRKFNMKMI
- the LINGO1 gene encoding leucine-rich repeat and immunoglobulin-like domain-containing nogo receptor-interacting protein 1 isoform X1, which produces MPCSGRERIVWTALPSGAGGGAGISLKLAVPICCPARVNSRGGIVPLPIPKAEAVRVKAGQGELSSPEIGGRSHGEGVFFRAGVHLSVSSPPAWRSVRDRMVAGEASMRSPILACWQPILLLMLGSILSGSATGCPPRCECSAQERAVLCHRKRFMVVPEGIPTETRLLDLGKNRIKTLNQDEFANYPHLEELELNENIISAIEPGAFNNLFNLRTLGLRSNRLKLIPLGVFTGLSNLTKLDISENKIVILLDYMFQDLYNLKSLEVGDNDLVYISHRAFSGLNSLEQLTLEKCNLTSIPTEALSHLHGLIVLRLRHLNINTIRDYSFKRLYRLKVLEISHWPYLDTMTSNCLYGLNLTSLSITHCNLTSIPYVSVRHLVYLRFLNLSYNPIVTIEGSMLHDLLRLQEIQLVGGQLTTVEPFAFRGLNYLRILNVSGNLLTTLEESAFHSVGNLETLILDNNPLACDCRLLWVFRRRWRLNFNKQQPTCSTPEFVQGKEFKDFPDVLLPNYFTCRRARIRDRKPQQIFVDEGHTVHFVCRADGDPPPTIMWLSPRKHLISTKTNGRLTVFPDGTLEVRYAQIQDNGTYLCIASNAGGNDTMLAHLHVRSYSPDWPHQPNKTFAFISNQPNESDANSTRATVPFPFDIKTLIIATTMGFISFLGVVLFCLVLLFLWSRGKGNTKHNIEIEYVPRKSDAGISSADAPRKFNMKMI